The following nucleotide sequence is from Pagrus major chromosome 13, Pma_NU_1.0.
GGCCTCCACAATGATTACTGGGACAGATGAACTGGTGCTACTGGGTTGTGAGTGTTGAAATCAGGATGTCACTCGAGCAGAAAGTATTCCTGAGTGTTTGGAATAAATTGGAAAAAGGGAACCACACCCAAAGAGGAAATTCTGCTTTATATGCTAACACTGTTTCATGTATTGTTTATATGAATATTAGTCTTTTCTAAGTCTTTTCTAAGCAGTATGTTCTATAATCTCAGTTTGACTTTGAATATGCTGTATGTGGGTTATGGAACATGTGTGTGAGATTCATGATGTGTCGgttaaactgtaaataaatattttgttaacAAATGTGAGATGACTTGTGcttgctttttatttcctcatgcATTCACACAGCATCAACGTGATACATTCAGTGGTcattaaatgcaacaaaacaatcaaataaaacaaattctaacattaacttttaatttattttataaaaagaacttttgatattaatttgacattttacacatttagtGATGCATATGTGTCTATTCACCACTGCCTTTTAATCAAAACAAGGATAGCTTAAACAGGACTTGAAAAGTATCTATTGTCTTATTTTCTTGTAGATCAGGTTTAGGTGTGTCAGGAAGAAAGAGGCTCGTCGGCTGGAAACTGGTTTTGTTCAAACTGTGAGCCTACAGGCAAAGGTATTTGTACCTTATGCTTTACTTGTCCTGTAGTACACCTTACTCTACCTGACTCACAGGAccaatttttcaattgttcagAAAGTGAATATTAAAAAAGCCAGTGAGTAGTCACATCCCTTTGCTTTAATCCTTTTGCTATGATTAAAAACCATTAATTGCAGATGCAATCTAGAATGAATCACTTTCAGATcagttttaattaaataaagtcTGAATTAAAAAAGCTATTCAAGGGTTAAATCTCTGTTGTTGGAATGAAGATTGAATCAAGAAACTTTGCTAACTTCCTGCTCTATTGACCCAAACTCTGAAGTTTGTGTTTGCTCAAGGcttgacctgtgtgtgtgtgtttgtgtgtttgtgtgagcacaGGTGGGATATAGATCTGGAGCCATTGTTCCCAGTCTAGAAACCTTGCTTGAAGTAACAAAGCATGTATGTGAGGGAACAATGAACAGAGAGCGAGAACAACATTGTGGCTATTCGGTCTCAGCTTTCCCCCCTTTTGTCTGGGAGCACAGAAACTCCACCCTGAAAGTTGGAACCACAATGGGAGGCAGGTTTGTTCTCACAGTGGGACCTCGGAGCATCAGAGCACAGCCAACACTTCCTCGAGCAGGTGTGAGTGTGGAGAACATTTTTAGTGTGATAATCTGCGAGACGTGAACGTTTCTGAAAGACCAATCTTTACTTTCTTCTGGTAGAAGTTGAGGCTGCAGTGGCGTGACCATGGCTTCTCAGGGCCTCCAGATCATGGGTGTGCTGCTGTCCTTCATCGGCTGGCTGGGCACCATCATCACCTGCGCTATGCCCATGTGGAGAGTCACCGCTTTCGTCGGGGCAAACATCGTCACCGCCCAGGTGATCTGGGAGGGCCTGTGGATGACCTGTGTGGTCCAGAGCACGGGCCAGATGCAGTGTAAGGTATACGACTCCATGCTGGCCCTACCTCAAGACCTGCAGGCCGCCAGAGCAATGGTGGTCATCGCCGTCATCGTCGGGGTGTTTGGTGTCCTCATGGCCGTGGTTGGAGGGAAGTGCACTAACTGCATGGAGGATGAAGCGGCCAAAGCAAAAGCGTGCATCGTTTCCGGAGTGGTCTTCATTATAGCCGCCTTGCTGATCCTGACCCCGGTGTCGTGGTCAGCTCACGCAGTCATCAGGGACTTTTACAACCCCATGGTGATCGCAGCTCAGAGGAGGGAGCTCGGGGCTGCGCTTTATATCGGCTGGGGCTCCGCTGggttgctgctgctgggaggagGCCTGCTCTGCAACAACTGCCCCCCGAAGGACGGCAGACCTTATGTACCTGCCAAGTTTGCACCTGCAAGAACCGCAACTTCAAATGTGGACTATGTGTGAATGTGGGTAATGCATTATAAGATAACTCCagtttttcataaaatgttgttgatgttcTCACCAAAAAGTTGCACAAACAGgtctgtttattcaaaatgttacGTAAAAAGTAAGAATTCTGTGTATTTGATTGactaggaaaaaaaaaaagccttcttTTAACCTCAATAAACAATTTGGAGCATTAAAGTAATGAAAGACAGCACAGTAAAGTATATTGtctgttgatttgtttgtgtgtgtctctatcaAAGGTTGACATACAATATCAATTGTCAGTTTTTACATGGAAGTATCTTTAATGAACATGTAAAATTTCTCTGCGACAATATTGTTACTGCCAGCAAAAGGCCTACTATTAGGACTGATGCAACATCTGATTACCTAATGTCTTCATTAAACTGCTGTAATTTATATCAGTTATTATATAGATCAATGGTCCCGTCCCTGTCAGGGTCCCAAATGCAGTTCTTTGGGTCACGAGGcctttttgattttaaaaggtgtaagaaaacttttaaaaaggaCATATATAACATGCCCGTATCTAAGCATTTCATTCACTTCTCTGatcaaaactaaattaaattcctattttttaaagtttggatCATAATGAGGACACACGTGGAAAAACTCACAGGAAAAGTGCATGTTGAAGACCTGAACACATATTCACAGagcctcctctgtcttttctctgtcattAGAAAAGTACGCAGCTAAAACAACCAAAGAGCTTACAGAACAATGGCCAGGTGTCAggaggaagaaaacactgaattttttACGGTGAAGCCTGGTAGATATGTAtgattgttaaaaatgttcagatAAAAAATCAGGTAAATTCAAATTCAAGAGTTTTAAACAAACTTCCTGCGGTTAATAGGTTCACTATTTTGGTTAATTgcacactgtaaattttaaaagttgacttttctttaaaaagtcaggaaactgaTTACTGTAAGAATCCTACTGTAATCACGCTTTGGCTTCAgccaagtaaagtagactttTAATATAAGTTGTAAGAGcttaaaagttttaacaacttcaTAGTAATCGGTTTCCTTGATTTTTCAAGTCACTCACACAGATTTTACAGTTTGCAGTTGTTCTCAGTTGTATCTGTTGTTCTATGCTGTTACTGTTATGTATTGAATATAACGTGAAGTATCCATAAAATATGTAACTTAGTCAAGGTTTGTCAGTTTATTCAATGATAGAAAAAGGGTGGGAATCACTGGTAGAGACTGACTTCTTCCTTTCTCATGTTCACTCTGCACCTGCAGTAACAGAAGTGATACTGAACTCGTGATAAGGCGTTCAGGAATTCAGGGGAGTCAACTTCTGGGAATTTACTGTATCTGGTTGAGATGTTTGCCATGCTGTAATCAAGAGCCCTTATATTAAGTTGTAATTTACAGTTTCTGTCTTGAGTAAAATGGACGTCACCGCCCGAGACAACAGTGCTCTGTGTTTGCTCGGATTCACGTTGCTAAGAAACTGTTTTATATCTCCAAAGAATGGATATTTACACTTTGTCCAGTGAGAGCACATCTGCCAAGTCCTGTCAGGTTGATATATCCTAAAGCTCTTTAATGgttgtctttttgtttacaGACATTTTCAGTTGAAACCAGtctgacaagaaaaacaatgcGCCACTGTAGTTTTTCACTTatgtgtctgtttccactttggCCACTTGGTTGAAACCAGgccagtggtggaggaagatCTTTCACTGAGGTGAAAGCACCAGCACCACAATCTAAAAGTAGTTGATTACAGCCCAGTGGTTCTCAGAGAGAGGTTTCTCCACAGCGAAGAGGGgaatcatttattttgacaatAATTTCATCCATAACTGCAGAATGTGTGATTACTTTGAGTTCATGAGTTTCATACACTTTCTGTGATAAAACATCTGATAGCAAAATAGTATCAGATGGGAAAAGCGGGAGCAAAATCTTAAAGGGTTAATTTGTGGTCTAATTAGAGTTAAAAATGTGCCATTTgactttacaatctgtacagcaaCTCAACACCGTCCACTCTTAGACCTGCCTGTTGGGTAGTGTAATCTTTAACAATGCATCATTTTTATAAGCGTGTTTTCTGAAACTtacaaaaatctaaatgtaaGAAATCAACTGGGGAAGGTTCGTGGTAATATCTATGAGTCAAAAATGTTACCCAGTTCACATGTGGTGTACCTTGTAATGTTTGCCAGTTCAGTAAAAACAttgttgacaaaaaaattatgtttattgtctgaatgaaaaacaaaattaaaaataaatctcacATGACAAATACATGAGTCATTTTGAAGTGCTTATGTTGCAAAACATCAGGAGAGTCTCGTCAGAATGAATTAATACTGCAAAtataacacaaaacaatgttAATTAAACCACTATCCTAACATGGCACATACCTTAGAGTCTCATCCGAAACAAAAGGCCACAGTGTGTTAGTCAAAAAAAGTTAGTCACAATGCAAATCACAACTTGATAACCAACAGGTTTGAGCTGTATGCAAAGTCAGGCGCTTTTCAAAGGCTGCTGCCTCTCATGAAACGCAGGTACTCAGACAAATTCCTTCCCGGGTGTTGTGGATTTTGGCGCCGAATACTTCGCTCCATTATAGCGGTTT
It contains:
- the LOC141006750 gene encoding claudin-4-like, which produces MVSAGLQMLGAALGIVGWIGAIVVCAIPMWKVSAFIGSNIVTSQTIWEGIWMNCVVQSTGQMQCKVYDSLLALSSDLQAARALTIVSIIVGVMAILLSVAGGRCTNCVEDPSSKSKVGIAAGVMFIVAGVLCLVPVCWTAHTIIRNFYNPLLVGAQKRDGVTMASQGLQIMGVLLSFIGWLGTIITCAMPMWRVTAFVGANIVTAQVIWEGLWMTCVVQSTGQMQCKVYDSMLALPQDLQAARAMVVIAVIVGVFGVLMAVVGGKCTNCMEDEAAKAKACIVSGVVFIIAALLILTPVSWSAHAVIRDFYNPMVIAAQRRELGAALYIGWGSAGLLLLGGGLLCNNCPPKDGRPYVPAKFAPARTATSNVDYV